The Aquitalea magnusonii region GCACCGGACGCCGTTGTATCCACTGGCGCAAGGTATCGGCAAACACCCCCATCAGCAGCAGGTTTGGCAAGGTGCCCAGGCCAAAAGCCAGCATCAGCAAACCGCCTTGCAAGGCCTTGCCGCTGGCCAGGGCCGACAGCGTTGCACTGTATACCAGCCCACAGGGCAGCCAGCCCCACAACATGCCGGCCAGCAGCGCCGTGCGCGGGCGGCGGATGGGCAGCAGCCGCGCCAGCAGTGGTTGCAGCCTCTGCCACACCGGGCGACCCAGCTTTTCCAGGCCGATAATGGCGCTGGAGAGCCCGGCCAGATACAGCCCCATGGCAATCAGCATCAGATTGGCCAGCACCAGCAAGGCCATTTGCGCCGGTCTGGCGCTCAACAGGCTGAGTCCGGCTTCAGCCAGGCCGCCCAGTGCCACCCCGGCCATCACATAGCTCAGAATGCGTCCGCTGTTGTAGGACAGCATGATTTGCCAGCGTTGCTGGCCGGCAGGCAGATTCAGCGTCAGCGCCGTGACTATTCCACCGCACATGCCCATGCAATGCCCGCCGCCAAGCAGGCCGGCAAGAAAGATCACCCAGAAACCTGTTTCTAACATGCGACAACCTGTTGTTTAAATCCCTATTCTACCAGAGGGCATAATATGCGAGCTTGCCTGATTTTTAAGCAAAATGTGACATTGTAATCGAAAAAAAAACACAAATTCT contains the following coding sequences:
- a CDS encoding sulfite exporter TauE/SafE family protein, yielding MLETGFWVIFLAGLLGGGHCMGMCGGIVTALTLNLPAGQQRWQIMLSYNSGRILSYVMAGVALGGLAEAGLSLLSARPAQMALLVLANLMLIAMGLYLAGLSSAIIGLEKLGRPVWQRLQPLLARLLPIRRPRTALLAGMLWGWLPCGLVYSATLSALASGKALQGGLLMLAFGLGTLPNLLLMGVFADTLRQWIQRRPVRLLAGMLVAGMGLARLLMLVLQA